One window of Botrimarina mediterranea genomic DNA carries:
- a CDS encoding nucleotidyltransferase, whose product MITTQQRQLAELLEAVAASLDIPDAVHQEAVEKYEHIGHWLEEQDESDGRREPTIYPQGSFRLGTVVRPCSRESGYDIDLVYERDLRKTGISQQELKDDLQKHLRLYVADCEKSHVDVPTLKEGRRCWTLDYDDGFHMDVLPAIPDDDGRQRFRDYAESRILISDRKLHDWQHSNPIGYAEWFKSRMAVRFRERRIALAQGMLKASAEDVPEYKVKTPLQRSIQILKRHRDVHFATDYDDKPISVIITTLAAKSYNNQGDLIESLLAIVRGMGQHIEYRMEGVKRVAWVPNPTNDDENFADKWADHPEREVKCRAWLRKVEEDLTAALESGNADDLLEILGESFGKRAVANAARSAGISHPGASASARAPTAVSEISTRHCTLPPWTMDRRYHASLSATVHRSKNSARMHDLTEREVPKGVHLRFELTTNAPAPFDLHWQVVNTGLEAERVGELRGEIIPADHVVDRVRWEHTAYAGAHWVEAFLVKGGYCVARTGRKYVRVEA is encoded by the coding sequence ATGATTACCACTCAACAACGCCAGCTCGCCGAGTTGCTTGAGGCCGTCGCTGCTTCCTTGGACATCCCCGATGCCGTCCATCAAGAGGCCGTCGAGAAGTACGAGCACATCGGCCACTGGCTGGAGGAACAGGACGAATCCGACGGACGTCGTGAGCCGACAATTTACCCGCAGGGGTCGTTTCGTCTTGGAACTGTTGTAAGGCCCTGCTCAAGGGAATCCGGCTACGACATCGACTTGGTCTACGAACGCGACCTGCGTAAGACGGGTATCTCTCAGCAAGAACTGAAAGACGACCTTCAGAAGCACCTACGGCTCTACGTCGCCGACTGCGAGAAGTCACACGTCGATGTTCCGACGCTCAAAGAAGGGCGTCGCTGCTGGACCCTAGATTATGACGATGGCTTTCACATGGACGTCTTGCCTGCAATCCCGGATGACGACGGGCGTCAAAGATTCAGGGATTACGCCGAATCGAGAATCTTGATTTCCGATCGCAAACTTCATGATTGGCAACACAGCAACCCAATCGGCTATGCCGAGTGGTTCAAGAGCCGGATGGCAGTTCGGTTCCGCGAGAGGCGGATCGCGCTTGCACAAGGCATGCTCAAAGCGTCGGCCGAAGATGTGCCCGAGTACAAGGTCAAGACACCGCTTCAGCGGTCGATTCAGATCCTCAAGCGTCACCGTGACGTCCACTTCGCTACCGACTACGACGACAAGCCGATTTCCGTAATCATCACTACGCTAGCGGCAAAGTCGTACAACAACCAAGGCGACCTCATTGAATCACTCCTGGCGATTGTCCGAGGGATGGGTCAGCACATCGAATATCGGATGGAGGGAGTCAAACGGGTTGCTTGGGTGCCGAATCCTACCAATGACGATGAGAATTTTGCCGATAAGTGGGCTGATCACCCAGAGCGAGAGGTCAAGTGTCGTGCTTGGCTGCGAAAAGTAGAGGAAGATCTGACAGCCGCGCTAGAATCGGGGAACGCCGACGACTTGCTTGAGATACTCGGTGAGTCCTTCGGCAAGCGGGCAGTGGCGAACGCAGCGAGGTCTGCCGGTATATCGCATCCCGGCGCATCAGCCTCTGCCAGAGCGCCCACTGCGGTCTCCGAGATTAGCACTCGCCATTGCACTCTTCCACCTTGGACTATGGACCGGCGATATCACGCGTCGCTATCGGCCACGGTGCATCGCTCCAAGAACAGTGCTCGAATGCACGACCTGACTGAACGCGAAGTCCCCAAAGGCGTTCATCTGCGTTTCGAGCTGACCACGAACGCTCCGGCCCCGTTCGACTTGCATTGGCAAGTTGTAAATACGGGCCTCGAAGCGGAACGCGTCGGCGAGCTTCGTGGAGAAATCATTCCGGCTGACCATGTTGTCGATCGGGTCCGATGGGAGCACACGGCATATGCTGGCGCCCACTGGGTCGAAGCCTTTCTTGTAAAAGGCGGCTACTGTGTCGCACGCACTGGGCGTAAGTATGTTCGAGTTGAGGCGTAA
- a CDS encoding M48 family metallopeptidase, with protein sequence MSQKPTDRDGVQYGTTRIEYAIERTNRRKTIGITVRPDQSVVVAAPKGTRRTRIAEKVRGKSAWIVQQRERNSACQRNASRQFQSGETLLYLGKQYQLKVTVTPTADPVSVLCYQGKFLAQVNSSLGKSERAGVVRKALEAWYRERCTARLDSCIEKHAKQIGVTPVSVQVREMKSRWGSASADGRLRFNWRIVMAPKPLFEYVVAHELCHLRHPSHGRDFWRLLAIAMPDHVSRCLRLEAIGPSLTI encoded by the coding sequence ATGAGCCAAAAACCGACGGATCGGGATGGGGTGCAGTACGGAACGACGCGGATTGAGTACGCCATCGAGCGAACCAATCGCAGGAAGACGATCGGCATCACAGTCCGGCCGGACCAGTCCGTGGTTGTTGCCGCACCGAAGGGGACGCGTCGCACTCGCATCGCTGAGAAGGTGCGAGGCAAGTCGGCGTGGATAGTCCAACAACGCGAGCGGAACAGTGCTTGCCAGCGAAACGCCAGCCGGCAGTTCCAGAGCGGCGAGACACTGCTTTACCTCGGCAAGCAGTACCAGTTGAAAGTGACGGTTACCCCCACGGCAGACCCCGTCTCCGTTCTCTGCTACCAAGGGAAGTTTCTGGCGCAGGTCAATTCGAGCCTTGGCAAATCAGAACGCGCCGGCGTCGTTCGCAAGGCGCTGGAAGCCTGGTATCGTGAGCGATGCACGGCGCGTCTCGATTCTTGCATCGAGAAGCACGCCAAGCAGATCGGCGTCACTCCCGTCTCGGTCCAGGTGCGAGAAATGAAGTCGCGTTGGGGCAGCGCGTCGGCCGACGGACGGTTGCGATTCAATTGGCGAATCGTGATGGCGCCCAAGCCGCTCTTCGAGTACGTCGTCGCCCACGAACTTTGCCACTTGAGGCACCCCTCGCACGGCAGAGACTTCTGGCGTTTATTGGCGATCGCGATGCCCGACCACGTATCCCGTTGTTTGCGATTGGAAGCAATCGGCCCAAGTCTGA
- a CDS encoding type I restriction-modification system subunit M yields MPEPKTKAAPGHRIVTRDELNRLLWGAADILRGTVDAGDFKNHILALMFLKRLSDVFKERRGDIIDEWVRAGKTREEAEKIAEDPDEYTSGSYYLPEGARWDDLMAVGENRAEAIDKALHAIEEHNAQYLEGVLAGVRFNDERRFGDVQTMDAMMQRLLTHFGSIPLGSRNLAEPDVLGNAYEYLIERFAEGSGKKGGEFYTPRMVVRLIVQLLKPAEGMRIHDPTCGSGGMLIECGHYVVDHGGDPRNITLTGQEKNYGTWSIAKLNMLLHNFPDTDIRAGDTIGRPRFETAGVLDVFDRVIANPPFSLKEWHGVTPKEGKDGKPGKVDSKEVQEKFKADPFHRFTRGVPPTTKGDTAFLQHMVEVAGDHGMVGVVMPHGVLFRGGSEAKVRKALLEEDLFEAVIGLPEKLFFGTGIPASVLILNKNKPKERQGKVLFIDASPDGLYHEGKNRNYLRQEDLLRITAVFNSWNADGLAEESVASAADATADSWLAAIDAHEARQLAAAEGQPEEIADRIRDEATRGRTELDEARRQVGYWLGGLTREGTEGPAMQRMPLKKFATVATLAEIAEENDYNLNISRYVDSSEPPPRLDVQAELVKLRELEQLRNEAEQRMNRLLEEVGYVV; encoded by the coding sequence ATGCCCGAACCCAAAACCAAAGCCGCGCCCGGCCATCGCATCGTCACGCGTGACGAACTGAACCGCCTGCTGTGGGGCGCTGCCGACATCTTGCGAGGCACCGTCGATGCTGGTGACTTCAAAAACCACATCCTCGCCCTGATGTTCCTTAAGCGTCTATCCGACGTCTTCAAGGAACGCCGCGGCGACATCATCGACGAGTGGGTCCGCGCCGGCAAAACCCGCGAAGAAGCCGAAAAGATCGCCGAAGACCCTGACGAGTACACTTCGGGTAGCTACTACCTGCCCGAGGGCGCCCGCTGGGACGACCTGATGGCGGTCGGCGAGAACCGAGCCGAAGCGATCGACAAGGCGCTGCACGCCATCGAGGAGCATAACGCCCAGTACCTCGAAGGGGTGCTCGCAGGTGTGCGGTTCAACGACGAGCGCCGTTTCGGCGATGTCCAGACAATGGACGCCATGATGCAGCGGCTGCTGACCCACTTCGGGTCGATCCCGCTCGGCTCACGCAACCTGGCCGAGCCCGACGTGCTGGGCAACGCCTACGAGTACCTCATCGAGCGATTCGCCGAAGGCTCGGGCAAGAAAGGGGGCGAGTTCTACACACCGCGGATGGTCGTGCGGCTGATCGTTCAGCTGCTCAAGCCGGCCGAGGGGATGCGTATCCACGACCCGACTTGCGGGTCCGGCGGCATGCTCATCGAGTGCGGCCACTACGTCGTCGATCACGGCGGCGACCCACGCAACATTACCTTGACAGGCCAGGAGAAGAACTACGGCACGTGGAGCATTGCCAAGCTCAACATGCTGCTGCACAACTTTCCCGACACCGACATCCGCGCCGGCGACACCATCGGCCGCCCCCGGTTCGAGACCGCCGGCGTGCTCGACGTATTCGACCGCGTCATCGCCAATCCGCCGTTCTCCCTCAAAGAGTGGCACGGCGTCACGCCCAAGGAAGGCAAAGACGGCAAGCCTGGCAAGGTCGACAGCAAAGAGGTCCAAGAGAAGTTCAAGGCCGACCCGTTCCACCGCTTTACCCGGGGCGTCCCCCCAACGACTAAGGGGGATACCGCCTTCCTTCAACACATGGTCGAGGTCGCCGGCGACCATGGCATGGTCGGCGTCGTCATGCCGCACGGCGTGCTGTTCCGCGGTGGGTCGGAGGCCAAGGTGCGGAAAGCCCTGCTAGAAGAAGACCTCTTCGAGGCCGTCATCGGCCTGCCCGAGAAACTCTTCTTCGGTACTGGCATCCCCGCTTCGGTGCTGATCCTCAACAAGAACAAGCCCAAAGAACGCCAGGGCAAGGTGCTGTTTATCGACGCGTCGCCCGACGGGCTGTACCACGAGGGGAAGAACCGCAACTACCTGCGGCAGGAAGACCTGCTGCGGATCACGGCCGTGTTCAATTCCTGGAATGCGGACGGGCTCGCAGAAGAATCGGTCGCCAGCGCCGCCGACGCGACCGCCGACAGCTGGCTCGCGGCGATCGACGCTCACGAGGCTCGCCAGCTCGCCGCGGCCGAAGGTCAGCCGGAAGAGATCGCCGACCGCATCCGGGACGAGGCGACCCGTGGACGCACCGAGCTGGATGAGGCTCGCCGCCAAGTCGGCTACTGGCTCGGAGGACTGACACGGGAGGGGACTGAGGGGCCCGCGATGCAGCGGATGCCGCTGAAGAAGTTTGCTACGGTCGCCACGCTCGCCGAGATCGCCGAAGAGAACGACTACAACCTCAACATCAGCCGCTACGTCGATTCGTCGGAGCCACCGCCGCGGCTCGACGTGCAGGCCGAGCTGGTGAAGCTCCGCGAGCTAGAGCAGCTCCGCAACGAAGCCGAGCAGCGGATGAACCGGTTGCTTGAGGAGGTGGGGTATGTTGTCTAG
- a CDS encoding type I restriction endonuclease subunit R — MASSRGPEHSEVQQPAWELLRDHLGYEYADGRSPVFAAERESETEVLLLGRLERKLRDINPGLTDDGVRQAVAALRQPLAANLIDASETCHRLLSRWVTVEEIVRGKPVGRSVYYVDYDQPENNDFLVVEELSVKGPRYTRRLDLVVYVNGIPLASIECKRPDDDHGIAKGVSDLLAYQDPDKGVVRLFHTVQLCIAMRKYGAQYGAIGTMLNRYAEWKTFYPGDEHDWQQRLGRTPTKQDVLVAGMLSKRNLLDLTRNFVAYDRDGGKLVKKLARYQQFVAVNKAVGQIIDPTSPLELKDRGGVIWHTQGSGKSLTMMWLGLKLRRQKSLNNPTLLVVTDRTDLDRQITQTFQNCGFENPVRASRVRALRKLLSGPPGQTVMTTVQKFRDEVDLSRGSKHPVLSDAQNVFVLIDEAHRSEYGQFAAHLQRALPGACRLAFTGTPIDKTQATFGNYIHKYTMPQSVADGATVPILYESRLPELAVWGRRIDPLFESEFADLTKEQREKLKATEVTERRIAESLDRVEMVAADIAEHYKANFEPDGFKAQVAVCSQKAAGLYYQELSKHFPDRVALLISDPGSKDSELWTLKKPFDDEPEVVRQFKEEPVDRLAILVVHNKYLTGFDAPIERALYLDRRLTDHNLLQAIARVNRPLPERDKQWGLIVDYWGVSGFLDKALEVFSQDVAVDDVLQRRDDEAASQALKQRHADVFAMFIEGLDRSGVEPWVLALEKEDTRAIFQARYRSFFKALEQLLPDPRALKYLPDFAWLRKVRREARAFYETEDTDLPDCSAKVRALIDRHVKGDEVRQLVAPVSIMSERFSEEVEKLKDPRAKASRMEHAINRTITVKLHEDPVFYESVKERLERIIQERRDQRIDDAEEFSLLMRVRDDLKSGRPDDAAVLGISEAVAPFFGLLQANAGSGDETASEKLAELAEAVFDSLKQEAVLDWFQKEDVQREMRRKVKRQLRLADYPEKQIETATTAIMDLARVRLG, encoded by the coding sequence ATGGCAAGCAGTCGCGGCCCCGAACACTCCGAAGTCCAGCAACCCGCCTGGGAACTGCTGCGCGACCACCTCGGCTACGAGTACGCCGATGGTCGCAGCCCAGTCTTCGCCGCCGAGCGGGAGAGCGAGACCGAGGTGCTGCTGCTGGGCCGACTGGAGCGCAAGCTACGCGACATCAATCCGGGGCTGACCGACGACGGCGTCCGCCAAGCGGTCGCCGCACTGCGGCAGCCGCTAGCTGCGAACCTGATCGACGCCAGCGAAACCTGTCATCGGCTGCTGAGCAGGTGGGTGACGGTCGAAGAGATCGTTCGCGGCAAGCCGGTCGGGCGGAGCGTCTACTACGTCGACTACGACCAACCCGAGAATAACGACTTCCTGGTCGTCGAAGAGCTATCGGTAAAGGGACCGCGGTACACGCGGCGGCTCGACCTGGTGGTCTACGTCAACGGCATCCCGCTGGCCTCGATCGAGTGCAAGCGGCCCGACGACGACCACGGCATCGCCAAAGGGGTCAGCGACCTGCTCGCGTATCAAGACCCCGACAAGGGAGTGGTGCGGCTGTTCCACACGGTGCAGCTCTGCATCGCGATGCGGAAGTATGGCGCCCAGTACGGAGCGATCGGCACGATGCTCAATCGCTACGCCGAGTGGAAGACGTTCTATCCAGGTGATGAACACGATTGGCAGCAGCGACTAGGACGTACGCCGACGAAGCAAGACGTCCTTGTTGCTGGTATGCTGTCGAAGCGGAATCTGTTGGACCTGACGCGCAATTTCGTGGCGTACGACCGCGACGGCGGGAAGCTCGTTAAGAAGCTGGCCCGCTATCAGCAGTTTGTGGCCGTTAACAAAGCGGTTGGGCAGATCATCGACCCCACCAGCCCGCTAGAGCTAAAAGACCGCGGTGGCGTCATTTGGCACACCCAGGGGAGCGGCAAGAGTCTGACGATGATGTGGCTGGGGCTGAAGCTGCGCCGTCAGAAGTCGCTCAACAATCCCACGTTGCTGGTCGTGACCGACCGGACCGACCTAGACCGCCAGATCACGCAGACCTTCCAGAACTGCGGCTTCGAGAACCCGGTCCGGGCGTCGCGAGTACGGGCGCTACGGAAACTGCTCAGCGGCCCGCCGGGTCAGACGGTGATGACCACCGTCCAGAAGTTCCGAGACGAGGTCGATCTGTCACGCGGCAGCAAGCATCCGGTGCTGTCGGACGCCCAGAACGTGTTCGTGCTGATCGACGAGGCGCACCGAAGCGAGTACGGCCAGTTCGCCGCTCATCTGCAACGGGCATTGCCAGGCGCTTGCCGGCTGGCTTTCACCGGCACGCCGATCGATAAGACGCAGGCGACGTTTGGCAACTACATCCACAAGTACACGATGCCGCAGTCGGTCGCCGACGGCGCAACCGTGCCCATCCTCTACGAGAGCCGGCTGCCGGAGCTGGCGGTCTGGGGGCGGCGGATCGACCCGCTGTTCGAGTCCGAGTTCGCGGACCTGACAAAAGAACAGCGCGAGAAGCTCAAAGCGACCGAGGTCACCGAGCGACGTATCGCCGAGTCGCTCGACCGCGTCGAGATGGTCGCCGCCGACATCGCCGAGCACTACAAGGCAAACTTCGAACCTGACGGCTTCAAAGCGCAGGTAGCGGTGTGCTCGCAGAAGGCCGCCGGCCTGTACTACCAAGAGCTGTCGAAGCACTTCCCGGACCGCGTGGCGCTGTTGATCTCCGATCCCGGCTCAAAAGACAGCGAACTTTGGACTTTGAAAAAGCCGTTCGATGACGAGCCCGAGGTCGTCCGCCAATTCAAGGAGGAGCCGGTCGATAGACTGGCGATCCTGGTGGTCCACAACAAGTACCTCACCGGCTTCGATGCCCCGATCGAGCGGGCTTTGTACCTCGACCGGCGGCTTACGGACCACAACCTGCTTCAAGCTATCGCCCGGGTCAACCGACCTTTGCCGGAGCGCGACAAGCAGTGGGGGCTGATCGTCGATTACTGGGGCGTCTCGGGCTTCCTGGATAAAGCCCTTGAAGTCTTTTCGCAAGACGTGGCGGTCGATGACGTGCTGCAACGCCGCGACGACGAGGCGGCCAGCCAGGCGCTCAAGCAGCGTCACGCCGATGTCTTCGCCATGTTCATTGAGGGGCTCGACCGCTCGGGTGTCGAGCCGTGGGTACTGGCATTGGAGAAGGAGGATACTCGAGCCATTTTCCAGGCCCGCTACCGCTCGTTCTTCAAGGCGCTGGAGCAATTACTGCCCGATCCGCGCGCGCTGAAGTACCTGCCTGACTTCGCCTGGTTGCGTAAAGTTCGCCGTGAGGCACGAGCCTTCTACGAGACAGAGGACACCGATCTTCCCGATTGCAGCGCTAAGGTTCGAGCCTTGATCGATAGGCACGTGAAAGGCGACGAGGTCCGACAGCTCGTTGCGCCGGTGTCGATCATGTCGGAACGATTTTCTGAGGAGGTCGAGAAGCTCAAGGACCCGCGTGCGAAGGCGAGCCGGATGGAACACGCCATCAACCGTACGATCACGGTCAAGCTGCACGAAGACCCGGTGTTTTATGAGTCGGTCAAGGAACGACTAGAGCGGATTATCCAAGAGCGGCGCGACCAACGCATCGACGACGCTGAGGAGTTTTCGCTTCTGATGCGGGTGCGAGACGATTTGAAAAGCGGCCGGCCTGACGACGCGGCCGTGTTAGGCATCTCCGAAGCGGTGGCGCCATTCTTCGGCTTGCTCCAAGCGAACGCGGGCAGTGGTGACGAGACCGCTAGTGAAAAGCTAGCCGAATTGGCCGAAGCGGTCTTCGATTCGCTCAAGCAAGAAGCGGTGCTCGATTGGTTCCAGAAAGAAGACGTGCAACGTGAGATGCGGCGCAAGGTAAAACGACAACTACGACTCGCGGACTACCCGGAGAAACAAATTGAAACCGCCACGACCGCCATCATGGACCTCGCGAGGGTGAGACTGGGATGA
- a CDS encoding restriction endonuclease subunit S domain-containing protein, with protein MPRAVLALIVSRRQLAEIAKIFSGMPVKSDLLVVIGRGIPVLTVGSIEGGGVEASLSLPAELSVQATPRYQVLAGDLLLSARSTSLKVAIVPPELDGAVIASTLLGVRSRPRLAPAVLAAYLLSSEGQAALEATCQSGSVQMNLTASALAKLEVPVPSPAEQEELVELLAASDAAYHTALAVAESRRQVVAQLVSNKLR; from the coding sequence ATGCCTCGGGCTGTACTTGCCTTGATCGTCTCTCGCCGCCAACTCGCTGAAATCGCGAAGATCTTCTCCGGAATGCCGGTGAAGTCGGACCTGCTTGTCGTCATCGGAAGGGGCATCCCAGTCCTGACTGTCGGATCGATTGAGGGCGGCGGCGTCGAAGCGTCGCTATCACTGCCAGCCGAACTCTCTGTGCAGGCGACGCCCCGATACCAGGTCCTCGCCGGCGACCTGTTGCTGTCCGCTCGCAGCACGTCTTTGAAGGTCGCAATCGTGCCTCCGGAACTCGACGGGGCGGTTATCGCCTCGACCCTGCTGGGGGTCCGTTCGCGGCCTCGATTGGCGCCCGCCGTTCTCGCGGCCTATCTGCTCAGCAGCGAGGGGCAAGCGGCCCTAGAAGCGACCTGTCAGTCGGGCAGCGTGCAGATGAACCTGACCGCGTCCGCCCTAGCCAAGCTAGAAGTGCCCGTTCCGTCGCCCGCTGAGCAAGAAGAACTCGTCGAGTTGCTGGCGGCTTCCGACGCCGCGTACCACACCGCACTAGCCGTTGCCGAGTCGCGGCGGCAGGTTGTCGCTCAACTCGTCTCCAACAAGCTCCGCTAG
- a CDS encoding CBASS cGAMP-activated phospholipase, translated as MPDEQVPPWEGDFRILSLDGGGIRGLFAAAVLAHLEQDLQIQITDHFDLITGTSTGGIIAIGLGLGMRPKALVDFYTGHGPAIFPSSGICLRRWLRFLYRTLWRHRYDSKPLESALRTAIGERLFGESTKRLVIPSYDLGHDQVRVFRTPHHSRLRRDWQFPAWKVAMATTAAPTYFPAWKGIEKTRLVDGGVWANNPTLVGLVEATSTLNVPWDAIRILSIGTCDDVTRHPDRLDSGGLIAWRTAGVNVAMRGQSVGTNNMVELLLGRDRVHRLDPRVPMGVFALDKCNTDEHLAIAARESLHFCPRFNEVFRPHIAKPYYPSYPVPDYSI; from the coding sequence GTGCCTGACGAGCAAGTGCCACCGTGGGAAGGAGATTTCCGAATCCTGTCACTGGATGGCGGGGGCATTCGTGGTCTCTTTGCTGCTGCCGTGCTCGCTCACCTCGAACAAGACTTGCAGATTCAGATTACCGACCACTTCGATCTGATCACTGGTACATCCACCGGAGGGATAATCGCGATTGGCCTAGGCCTTGGGATGCGCCCCAAAGCATTGGTTGACTTCTACACCGGTCACGGGCCGGCAATTTTTCCATCGAGCGGCATTTGTCTGCGACGATGGCTCCGTTTTCTTTACCGAACGCTCTGGCGACATCGTTACGACAGTAAGCCCTTGGAGAGCGCTCTGCGTACTGCCATTGGCGAACGTCTTTTCGGCGAGAGCACCAAGCGGCTCGTTATTCCGTCATACGACCTTGGCCACGATCAAGTGCGTGTTTTCCGAACCCCGCATCATTCGAGGCTACGCCGTGACTGGCAATTCCCAGCTTGGAAGGTGGCGATGGCAACAACTGCGGCGCCCACTTATTTCCCCGCGTGGAAAGGCATTGAAAAGACGCGACTTGTAGATGGCGGAGTTTGGGCGAACAACCCGACGCTTGTCGGACTGGTTGAAGCCACCTCGACGCTGAATGTGCCGTGGGACGCAATCCGAATCTTGAGCATCGGAACTTGTGATGACGTTACGAGGCACCCGGATCGCCTAGATTCAGGCGGCCTTATTGCCTGGCGTACTGCGGGCGTGAACGTGGCGATGCGAGGTCAAAGCGTCGGTACAAACAATATGGTCGAGCTTCTGCTCGGGCGTGATCGCGTCCACCGATTAGACCCACGCGTGCCGATGGGCGTCTTTGCATTGGACAAGTGCAACACCGATGAGCATCTAGCAATTGCAGCAAGAGAGAGCCTGCACTTCTGCCCAAGGTTCAACGAGGTCTTTCGGCCTCACATCGCGAAGCCGTATTACCCGAGCTACCCCGTTCCTGACTATTCCATTTAG
- a CDS encoding restriction endonuclease subunit S, with protein MLSSNGYPPEGWRVQALGDVADVRFSSIDKHTKSDETPVRLCNYMDVWKNAYIHNGLPFMEATATEEEIERFTLQADDVLITKDSETKDEIAEPSVVRQDAAGVVLGYHLGLLRPSPELAYGPFLAAQLRIPEFRAQFIKKAAGVTRYGLGLDVVRSAEVWLPPVPEQKLIAGALGAVDDAIELTENVIEQTRKLKEALVQNLLTDGLPGRHTEFVEVRLGDVFQPRKESGVDALPRVAVTMHNGLVNREEIERRMETNLRDDQHLLVRSGDIAYNMMRMWQGVFGLAEFDCLVSPAYVVVEPTGGLRSDYAAHLFKLPATIRRFHLFSQGLTEDRLRLYFEQFAPIKVSIPRSVDDQARIVELLATLDYRIASQSDELTQLTEAKSALSQALLTGQVRVPTVEVASA; from the coding sequence ATGTTGTCTAGCAATGGCTACCCGCCTGAAGGGTGGCGTGTGCAAGCTCTAGGCGACGTCGCCGACGTCCGATTTAGCAGCATCGACAAGCATACGAAGTCGGACGAGACGCCAGTACGCCTGTGCAATTATATGGATGTATGGAAGAACGCGTACATCCACAACGGCCTTCCGTTCATGGAAGCCACAGCCACGGAAGAAGAGATTGAGCGTTTCACGCTTCAGGCGGATGACGTTCTCATTACGAAGGACTCGGAAACCAAAGACGAGATCGCAGAACCGTCCGTTGTTCGTCAAGACGCTGCCGGCGTTGTCCTTGGGTATCACCTTGGACTGCTCCGTCCTTCGCCTGAGTTGGCCTACGGACCTTTTTTGGCCGCCCAACTCCGAATTCCGGAGTTTCGGGCTCAGTTCATCAAGAAAGCTGCCGGGGTGACTCGCTATGGCCTCGGGCTTGATGTCGTTCGTTCCGCAGAAGTTTGGCTTCCGCCAGTTCCTGAGCAGAAATTGATTGCCGGTGCTCTTGGGGCAGTGGATGACGCGATTGAGCTGACCGAAAATGTGATCGAGCAGACACGCAAGTTGAAGGAGGCCCTGGTGCAGAACCTGCTTACCGATGGTCTACCTGGGCGGCATACGGAGTTTGTTGAGGTTCGTCTTGGTGACGTATTTCAGCCACGCAAGGAATCTGGTGTCGACGCCCTGCCACGCGTCGCCGTGACGATGCACAACGGACTCGTCAACCGCGAAGAGATCGAACGCCGGATGGAGACCAACCTCCGCGACGACCAGCACTTGCTCGTTCGCAGCGGCGACATCGCCTACAACATGATGCGAATGTGGCAAGGCGTGTTCGGGCTCGCCGAGTTCGATTGCCTAGTCAGCCCGGCCTATGTCGTTGTCGAGCCAACTGGCGGCCTCCGATCCGACTACGCGGCACACCTGTTCAAGCTGCCGGCAACGATCCGCCGGTTCCATCTGTTCTCGCAAGGACTGACGGAAGATCGGCTACGTCTCTACTTCGAGCAATTTGCTCCGATCAAGGTCAGCATTCCACGTTCAGTCGATGACCAAGCTCGCATCGTGGAACTGTTAGCGACACTTGACTACAGGATTGCAAGCCAGAGCGATGAGTTGACTCAGCTTACCGAAGCGAAGTCAGCTCTGAGCCAGGCGCTTCTGACCGGGCAAGTGCGCGTCCCGACCGTGGAGGTGGCCAGTGCCTGA